In Flavobacterium endoglycinae, one DNA window encodes the following:
- a CDS encoding response regulator, which yields MKKLTIFYTDDDEDDLSIFSDAVELLSQQVDLQTYSGGEKLLNAVNYSPRPNLIFLDLNMPGKNGFDVLHELKGSEENKDIPVVIFSTSNEPGIIAKCLALGANYFITKPVLMKDIIKSIEYAIAINWKEFIPDSRTFVYKT from the coding sequence ATGAAAAAATTAACAATATTCTACACAGATGATGATGAGGATGATTTAAGCATTTTTTCAGATGCGGTCGAATTGTTGTCGCAGCAGGTTGATCTACAAACCTATTCGGGAGGGGAAAAACTTTTAAATGCCGTTAATTATTCGCCCAGGCCTAATTTGATCTTTTTAGATTTGAATATGCCTGGAAAAAATGGTTTCGATGTGTTGCACGAACTCAAAGGTTCAGAAGAAAATAAAGACATACCAGTGGTTATTTTTTCAACCTCAAACGAACCCGGAATAATAGCAAAATGTCTAGCGCTAGGTGCGAATTATTTTATTACCAAACCCGTTTTAATGAAGGATATTATAAAGTCGATAGAATATGCTATCGCCATAAACTGGAAAGAATTTATTCCAGACAGCAGAACTTTTGTATATAAAACATAA
- a CDS encoding pyridoxamine 5'-phosphate oxidase family protein, with product MGDHKDLTEELAVSKVKELAEKIKICMFCTYNNENKLQSRPMSIQEVDELGQLWFLSDRNSGQNAEITMNPQVELFFAEPHDKFLTLHGTASISYDRATIEKLYDPIVKVWMPGGIDDPNLSVIKVIPEDGYYWNNKHGKMVAIAKMTAAFVTGHTMDDGIEGNLKL from the coding sequence ATGGGAGATCATAAAGACCTTACAGAAGAATTAGCAGTCAGCAAAGTAAAAGAACTGGCTGAAAAAATTAAAATATGCATGTTTTGTACCTACAATAACGAAAACAAACTGCAGTCTAGACCAATGTCTATCCAAGAAGTTGACGAACTGGGACAATTATGGTTTTTATCTGACCGAAATAGTGGTCAAAATGCTGAAATTACCATGAATCCTCAGGTAGAATTATTTTTTGCTGAGCCACACGACAAGTTTTTAACGCTACACGGAACGGCTTCGATTTCATACGATAGAGCAACAATTGAGAAATTATACGACCCTATTGTAAAAGTCTGGATGCCAGGCGGAATAGATGACCCAAATTTGAGCGTAATCAAAGTAATTCCAGAAGATGGTTATTACTGGAACAACAAACACGGAAAAATGGTTGCCATTGCAAAAATGACCGCTGCCTTTGTAACCGGACACACTATGGATGACGGAATTGAAGGAAATTTAAAATTATAA
- a CDS encoding DUF72 domain-containing protein, protein MKNKILIGCSSYNNRYWKGIFYPDNMAGKDMFQFYYQYFNTYEFNGSFYKFPTIRIFENWYNKAPENFIFSVKAPKEITHIKKFMDCKNLLSEFYQVCELSLKEKLGCVLFQFPPSYTFTPERLHTIVQNLDLKFKNVIEFRHESWWNEEVWEIFLKNGITFCSVSYPNLPQTIFTQFPLIYIRLHGTPKLFYSSYSSKELLQIKNAICLKSGFLYFNNTASEAGILNALEMKKLMI, encoded by the coding sequence ATGAAAAATAAAATTTTAATAGGATGTTCCAGCTATAATAATCGCTATTGGAAGGGAATTTTCTATCCTGACAACATGGCAGGTAAGGATATGTTTCAGTTTTATTACCAGTACTTTAACACCTATGAGTTCAACGGAAGCTTTTATAAGTTTCCGACCATTCGAATATTTGAAAATTGGTATAATAAAGCGCCTGAAAATTTTATTTTTTCGGTAAAAGCGCCCAAAGAAATTACCCATATCAAGAAATTTATGGATTGCAAAAACCTGCTTTCGGAATTTTATCAAGTATGCGAATTGAGCTTAAAAGAAAAACTGGGATGTGTATTATTTCAATTTCCGCCAAGTTATACTTTTACGCCAGAACGATTGCATACTATCGTGCAAAACCTAGACTTAAAATTTAAGAATGTAATTGAATTCCGCCATGAAAGCTGGTGGAATGAGGAAGTCTGGGAGATTTTCTTAAAAAACGGCATTACCTTCTGCAGTGTAAGTTATCCGAACTTACCACAAACAATTTTCACACAATTTCCGTTAATTTATATTCGTTTACATGGAACCCCAAAGCTGTTTTACTCTAGTTATTCATCTAAAGAATTACTTCAAATAAAAAATGCAATTTGTTTAAAATCAGGATTTTTGTATTTTAATAATACTGCAAGCGAAGCTGGAATTCTGAATGCATTGGAGATGAAGAAGTTAATGATTTAA
- a CDS encoding DNA-formamidopyrimidine glycosylase family protein has translation MPEGPSILILKEEVQQFAGKKVIEVSGNSSIELERLKDKKILSFKTWGKHFLICFEDFTVKIHLLMFGTYRINEQKNNIAPRLHLGFSSGEINFYTCSVKILEGPINQYYDWSEDVLNENWNPKKAKLSLEKIPKEMICDAILDQNIFSGVGNIIKNEVLYRCYVHPESLVGKIPPEKLDEIIAECSIYSFEFLYWKKKNELKKHWLAHTKKECKRCQLPLIKKQTGKKKRRSFFCTNCQQLHI, from the coding sequence ATGCCCGAAGGTCCATCAATATTGATATTAAAAGAAGAAGTACAGCAGTTTGCAGGTAAAAAAGTAATTGAAGTTTCTGGAAACAGTTCGATAGAATTAGAACGTTTGAAAGATAAAAAAATCCTATCATTTAAAACCTGGGGAAAACATTTTCTGATTTGTTTTGAAGATTTTACTGTAAAAATCCATCTTCTAATGTTTGGGACTTACCGAATTAACGAGCAAAAAAACAATATTGCACCAAGGTTGCATTTAGGCTTTTCTAGTGGTGAAATTAATTTTTATACTTGTTCCGTTAAGATTCTGGAGGGTCCTATTAATCAATATTATGACTGGAGTGAGGATGTTTTAAACGAAAATTGGAATCCCAAAAAAGCAAAACTAAGCCTTGAAAAGATTCCAAAAGAAATGATTTGCGATGCTATTTTAGATCAGAATATTTTTTCTGGAGTAGGAAATATTATCAAAAACGAAGTTTTGTACAGATGTTATGTGCATCCTGAATCTTTAGTTGGTAAAATCCCGCCCGAAAAGTTAGATGAAATTATAGCCGAATGTTCGATTTACAGTTTTGAATTTTTATACTGGAAAAAGAAAAACGAACTTAAAAAACACTGGCTCGCTCATACCAAAAAAGAGTGTAAACGATGCCAATTACCACTCATTAAAAAACAGACAGGGAAGAAAAAGCGACGTAGTTTTTTCTGTACCAACTGTCAGCAGCTTCACATATGA
- a CDS encoding YciE/YciF ferroxidase family protein: MKTTDSKKETTPKQTVKRGVTKPKSNAAAGLTELFEESLKDIYWAEKALTKALPTMAKNATSEELIDAINNHLTETEEHVTRLEKVFEIIGKKPTAKKCDAMEGLIEEGKGILEETEIGVVRDAGIIAASQKIEHYEIATYGTLRQFAETLGLEDVATLLEQTLDEEKGADKLLTEVAVNAVNLEAAEAE; this comes from the coding sequence ATGAAAACTACTGATAGTAAAAAAGAAACCACACCGAAACAAACGGTAAAAAGAGGAGTTACAAAACCAAAATCAAATGCTGCGGCAGGTTTAACCGAATTATTTGAAGAAAGCCTAAAAGATATTTATTGGGCAGAAAAAGCATTGACAAAAGCATTGCCGACTATGGCTAAAAATGCGACTTCAGAAGAATTAATTGATGCCATCAACAATCATTTAACTGAAACTGAAGAACACGTAACCCGTTTAGAAAAGGTTTTTGAAATTATTGGGAAAAAACCAACTGCAAAAAAATGTGATGCCATGGAAGGTTTAATTGAAGAAGGAAAAGGTATTCTAGAAGAAACTGAAATTGGAGTAGTGCGAGATGCCGGAATTATTGCGGCCAGCCAAAAAATCGAACATTACGAAATTGCTACTTATGGAACATTGCGACAATTTGCTGAAACACTTGGATTAGAAGATGTGGCTACTTTATTGGAACAAACTCTTGACGAAGAAAAAGGAGCTGACAAATTATTGACCGAAGTTGCTGTAAATGCCGTAAACCTTGAGGCTGCAGAAGCAGAGTAA
- a CDS encoding DUF5661 family protein — MGTKSGAYQDIYVKRDEVMVSLKEDVTDFCEKYIKPVHPDNWDWSVRDFENPENDPTTAEDTAIANVVYKDLLDSRETDVDLSTMNNVEAIKAYLNPDSRHRAFNMEEFAFALKVELEHGKIKDVNVTNNHPFLTAMIALAHMTESLTYYKRLKVMEAEGEIYEIVRKLENSPTGNEDWYKELGRAEIELQKARAGLAERLKKMDDIPALSIIGD; from the coding sequence ATGGGAACAAAAAGTGGCGCTTATCAAGATATTTATGTCAAAAGAGATGAGGTTATGGTAAGCTTAAAAGAGGATGTTACAGATTTTTGTGAAAAGTACATAAAACCCGTTCATCCAGATAATTGGGATTGGTCAGTTAGAGATTTTGAAAATCCTGAAAATGATCCCACAACTGCAGAAGACACAGCAATTGCCAATGTGGTTTACAAAGATTTACTGGATTCTAGAGAAACTGATGTTGATCTTTCGACAATGAATAATGTCGAAGCCATAAAAGCGTATTTAAATCCAGATAGCAGACACAGGGCTTTTAATATGGAAGAATTTGCTTTTGCCTTAAAAGTTGAATTGGAACATGGAAAAATAAAAGATGTGAATGTTACCAACAATCATCCGTTTTTGACGGCAATGATTGCCTTGGCACATATGACAGAAAGCCTTACTTATTACAAACGTTTGAAAGTAATGGAAGCAGAAGGAGAAATTTATGAAATTGTTCGAAAGCTTGAAAATTCGCCAACCGGAAATGAAGACTGGTACAAAGAATTAGGTCGAGCCGAAATCGAATTGCAAAAGGCGAGGGCAGGCTTGGCAGAACGTTTGAAAAAAATGGACGACATTCCAGCATTAAGTATTATTGGAGACTAA
- a CDS encoding DUF1328 family protein has product MLRWTVIFIILAIIAGIFGFGGIAAGAASIAKILFFIFLVLFIISLISGRRSV; this is encoded by the coding sequence ATGTTACGTTGGACAGTCATATTTATTATTCTGGCAATTATTGCAGGAATATTTGGTTTTGGTGGAATTGCTGCCGGAGCCGCTAGTATAGCAAAAATTTTATTCTTTATTTTCTTAGTGTTATTTATTATTTCACTTATCAGTGGAAGAAGAAGCGTATAA